From Anopheles darlingi chromosome 2, idAnoDarlMG_H_01, whole genome shotgun sequence, the proteins below share one genomic window:
- the LOC125951145 gene encoding ubiquitin carboxyl-terminal hydrolase 36-like, whose product MVTVKDSATFFQHGNSAQFEYVLALYPKALRLKADARGVGKKADKLIRLEEWYQNELPKLIKKRGRDAHLLHEELVQTMEWKQTRGKFYPQLSYLIKVNTPRAVVMETKKAFRKLPNLEQALNALSNLKGVGITMASALLAAAIPESAPFMADECLMAIPDFEGIDYTTKEYLKFVTHIQQTMDRLNAEVEGTNNSGGGSSTSSTGTSNGSVANTVDAADSTEKDSKPEDSKEKGDEDEEEGGGGTKTNGAAAEEKEPETPTKGGKKGAADAANGGTDAAQKPAKKWSAHKVELALWTHYIVNDLQPELLGGMPGNNNGVAVTNGISKDGDDEDVEGNEDVADEEEEDEENGTADDDKALADDGEDDDENSRNAVESSESESNEAAAVPPPVANGKAREATTTAPVTSAAPAAIADDGVVSSVQTNNGTSEATEQQPAADGGKKEAAATVESSGLATVDECTKSGDSLDGVLAVPAVAEESPVTTASATTTTLNADDSADSQNSSSHGASKRPLYCEDSTEDKPELSAPKLIKL is encoded by the coding sequence atgGTAACCGTCAAGGACAGTGCGACATTCTTCCAGCACGGCAACTCGGCCCAGTTTGAGTACGTGTTGGCGTTGTACCCGAAGGCGCTACGGCTAAAGGCGGATGCGCGTGGCGTCGGCAAGAAGGCAGACAAACTGATCCGCCTGGAGGAGTGGTACCAGAACGAGCTGCCCAAGCTGATCAAAAAGCGAGGCCGGGACGCGCACTTGCTGCATGAGGAACTAGTGCAaacgatggaatggaagcaGACGCGCGGCAAGTTCTATCCGCAGCTGTCGTATCTGATCAAAGTCAACACGCCccgggcggtggtgatggagacGAAGAAAGCGTTCCGCAAGCTGCCGAACCTCGAGCAGGCCCTGAACGCACTGTCGAACCTGAAGGGTGTCGGGATCACGATGGCATCGGCCCTGCTGGCAGCCGCCATCCCCGAAAGTGCACCCTTTATGGCGGACGAGTGTCTGATGGCGATCCCGGACTTTGAGGGCATCGACTACACGACCAAGGAGTATCTGAAGTTCGTCACACACATCCAGCAGACAATGGACCGTCTGAATGCGGAGGTCGAAGGTACTAACAACAGCGGcggcggtagcagcaccagcagcaccggcaccagcaacggcagtgTCGCCAACACTGTCGATGCTGCGGACTCCACAGAGAAGGACTCGAAACCAGAAGACAGTAAGGAGAAGGGtgacgaggacgaagaggaagggggCGGTGGAACGAAAACGAATGGCGCGGCGGCCGAAGAGAAGGAACCCGAAACACCGACCAAGGGTGGCAAGAAGGGTGCCGCGGACGCGGCGAACGGAGGGACCGATGCGGCCCAGAAGCCGGCCAAGAAGTGGTCGGCCCATAAGGTAGAGCTAGCCCTCTGGACACACTACATCGTGAACGATCTGCAGCCGGAGCTGCTTGGTGGAATGCccggcaacaacaatggcGTAGCGGTCACGAACGGAATCTCAaaggatggtgatgacgaggATGTAGAAGGTAACGAAGACGTagccgacgaggaggaggaggacgaggagaatGGAACGGCCGACGATGATAAGGCACTCGCTGACGATggtgaggacgatgacgagaaCTCCCGGAACGCGGTAGAGTcgtcggaatcggaaagcAACGAAGCGGCAGCGGTACCTCCGCCGGTAGCGAATGGTAAGGCACGGGAGGCAACTACCACCGCACCCGTTACAAGTGCCGCCCCCGCTGCCATCGCCGACGACGGCGTAGTGTCAAGCGTACAAACGAACAACGGTACATCGGAAGCGACAGAACAGCAACCGGCGGCGGATGGTGGcaagaaagaagcagcagcgacagtcgAGAGCAGTGGTCTGGCGACAGTGGACGAGTGCACAAAGTCGGGCGACAGTTTAGACGGTGTGCTGGCGGTACCGGCAGTGGCCGAGGAAAGCCCCGTGACCAccgcctccgccaccaccaccacgttaAACGCCGACGACAGTGCGGACtcacagaacagcagcagtcacgGTGCCAGCAAGCGTCCACTATACTGCGAGGACAGCACCGAGGACAAACCGGAGCTCAGTGCACCGAAGCTGATAAAACTGTAG